A stretch of the Opisthocomus hoazin isolate bOpiHoa1 chromosome 2, bOpiHoa1.hap1, whole genome shotgun sequence genome encodes the following:
- the EIF4A3 gene encoding eukaryotic initiation factor 4A-III: protein MSGSAGSGGTGSSARKRLMKEEDMTKVEFETSEEVDVTPTFDTMGLREDLLRGIYAYGFEKPSAIQQRAIKQIIKGRDVIAQSQSGTGKTATFSISVLQCLDIQVRETQALILAPTRELAVQIQKGLLALGDYMNVQCHACIGGTNVGEDIRKLDYGQHVVAGTPGRVFDMIRRRSLRTRAIKMLVLDEADEMLNKGFKEQIYDVYRYLPPATQVVLISATLPHEILEMTNKFMTDPIRILVKRDELTLEGIKQFFVAVEREEWKFDTLCDLYDTLTITQAVIFCNTKRKVDWLTEKMREANFTVSSMHGDMPQKERESIMKEFRSGTSRVLISTDVWARGLDVPQVSLIINYDLPNNRELYIHRIGRSGRYGRKGVAINFVKNDDIRILRDIEQYYSTQIDEMPMNVADLI, encoded by the exons ATGTCGGGGTCGGCGGGATCGGGCGGGACGGGCAGCTCTGCGCGGAAGCGGCTGATGAAGGAGGAGGACATGACGAAGGTGGAGTTCGAGACGAGCGAGGAGGTGGACGTGACGCCCACCTTCGACACCatggggctgcgggaggacctGCTGCGCGGCATCTACGCCTACG gttTTGAGAAGCCGTCGGCCATCCAGCAGAGAGCCATCAAGCAGATCATCAAGGGGAGAGACGTGATCGCCCA GTCACAGTCGGGAACAGGGAAGACGGCAACGTTCTCCATCTCTGTTCTGCAGTGTCTGGATATACAG GTTCGTGAAACCCAGGCGTTGATCTTGGCACCAACTCGGGAGCTGGCTGTACAGATTCAGAAG GGTCTTCTTGCTCTGGGAGACTACATGAATGTCCAGTGTCATGCCTGCATTGGAGGGACCAACGTGGGCGAAGATATCCGAAAACTGGATTACGGGCAGCATGTTGTTGCGGGCACTCCGGGCCGTGTATTTG ATATGATTCGTCGTCGAAGTTTAAGGACTCGTGCCATCAAAATGCTGGTTTTGGATGAAGCAGATGAAATGCTCAATAAAG GTTTTAAGGAGCAGATTTATGATGTGTATAGATACTTGCCTCCAGCTACACAGGTGGTTCTGATCAGTGCCACTTTGCCTCATGAAATTCTGGAGATGACCAACAAATTCATGACAGACCCCATTCGTATCTTGGTGAAACG TGACGAGTTGACCCTCGAAGGAATCAAGCAGTTTTTCGTGGCtgtggagagggaggaatggaagTTTGACACCTTGTGCGATCTCTACGACACACTCACAATCACCCAGGCCGTCATCTTCTGCAACACGAAGAGAAAG GTAGACTGGCTCACAGAGAAGATGAGAGAGGCAAACTTCACAGTTTCATCCATGCATGGGGACATGCCACAGAAGGAGCGAGAGTCCATTATGAAAGAGTTCAGATCTGGCACAAG CCGAGTCCTTATTTCAACAGATGTTTGGGCCAGAGGCCTGGATGTGCCTCAGGTGTCCCTGATCATTAACTATGACTTACCCAACAACAGAGAGCTCTACATACACAG AATTGGCCGGTCAGGAAGATATGGCCGAAAAGGTGTAGCCATCAACTTTGTGAAGAACGACGACATCCGCATCCTGCGAGACATCGAGCAGTACTACTCCACCCAGATAGATGAGATGCCCATGAACG tTGCTGACCTGATCTGA